A portion of the Oncorhynchus masou masou isolate Uvic2021 chromosome 11, UVic_Omas_1.1, whole genome shotgun sequence genome contains these proteins:
- the LOC135548945 gene encoding uncharacterized protein LOC135548945 encodes MSNCSFYSELLPPRTTYRPGQHTAQDNTPPRTTHRPGQHTAQDNTPPRTTHPPGQHTAQDNTPPRTTHRPEQHTAQNNTPPRTTHRPGQHTAQDNTPPRTTHRPGQHTAQNNTPPRTTHRPEQHTAQDNTPPRTTHRPGQHTAQDNTPPRTTHRPGQHTAQNNTPPRTTHRPEQHTAQDNTPPRTTHRPGQHTAQDNTPPRTTHRPGQHTAQDNTPPRTTHPQDNTPPRTTHRPGQHTAQDNTPPRTTHPQDNTPPRTTHRPGQHTAQDNTPPRTTHRPGQHTAQDNTPPRTTHRPGQHTAQDNTPPRTTHRPGQHTAQDNTPPRTTHRPGQHTAQNNTPPRTTHRPGQHTAQNNTQYQHSTSFLYFYSPPSIGYPLHRLPPHRLPPPPSATPPPPIGYPPPSATPHRLLPLHGYTSPPPSATPPPPSATPPPPSATPSPLHRLLHPPPSIGYSTPLHRLPTPSTGYSPLHRLLPPSTGYSPSIGYSPLHRLLPLQLLTPSTGYYPLHRRLPPPATPPPPATPPLHRLLTPLHRLHLPLHGYTSPLHRLHLPPPSATPPPPSATPPPFTGYSTPLHRLLHPLHRLLHPPPPATPPPSTGYSPTSTGYSPLHRLLPLHRLLPPPPATPPLHRLLPLHRLLPPSIGYSPLQLLTPSTGYYPLHRRLPLHRRLPLSIGYLPPSIGYTSPSMATPPPSIGYTSPSIGYSTPSIGYSTPSIGYSTPLHRLLHPPPPATLPPPPATPPPPPATPPPPPATPPPPPATLPPPPATPPPPPATPPSTGYSPPPPATPPPPATPPSTGYSPSTGYSPPLHRLLPPPPATPPPPATPPLQLLTPSTSYYPLHQRLPPPSATPPLHQLLTPSISYLPPPPATPPPPATYPLHQLLTPSTSYSPSTSYSPSTSYSPSISYSPSISYSPSISYSPSTSYLPLHQLLTPSTSYSPSISYLPPPPATYPLHQLLPLHQLLTPSTSYSPSIIYLPPPPATYPSTSDSPSTSYSPSTSYSPSTSYPPPPPATPPLHQLLTPSTSYLPPPPATPPPPATPPSTSYLPPPPATYPLHQLLTPPPATYPSTSYSPSIS; translated from the exons ATGTCAAACTGTAGCTTTTACAGTGAGCTTTTACCGCCCAGGACAACATACCGCCCAGGACAACACACCGCCCAGGACAACACACCGCCCAGGACAACACACCGCCCAGGACAACACACCGCCCAGGACAACACACCGCCCAGGACAACACACCCCCCAGGACAACACACCGCCCAGGACAACACACCGCCCAGGACAACACACCGCCCAGAACAACACACCGCCCAGAACAACACACCGCCCAGGACAACACACCGCCCAGGACAACACACCGCCCAGGACAACACACCGCCCAGGACAACACACCGCCCAGGACAACACACCGCCCAGAACAACACACCGCCCAGAACAACACACCGCCCAGAACAACACACCGCCCAGGACAACACACCGCCCAGGACAACACACCGCCCAGGACAACACACCGCCCAGGACAACACACCGCCCAGGACAACACACCGCCCAGGACAACACACCGCCCAGAACAACACACCGCCCAGAACAACACACCGCCCAGAACAACACACCGCCCAGGACAACACACCGCCCAGGACAACACACCGCCCAGGACAACACACCGCCCAAGACAACACACCGCCCAGAACAACACACCGCCCAGGACAACACACCGCCCAGGACAACACACCGCCCAGGACAACACACCCCCAGGACAACACACCGCCCAGGACAACACACCGCCCAGGACAACACACCGCCCAGGACAACACACCGCCCAGGACAACACACCCCCAGGACAACACACCGCCCAGGACAACACACCGCCCAGGACAACACACCGCCCAGGACAACACACCGCCCAGGACAACACACCGCCCAGGACAACACACCGCCCAGGACAACACACCGCCCAGGACAACACACCGCCCAGGACAACACACCGCCCAGGACAACACACCCCCCAGGACAACACACCGCCCAGGACAACACACCGCCCAGGACAACACACCGCCCAGGACAACACACCGCCCAGGACAACACACCGCCCAGAACAACACACCGCCCAGGACAACACACCGCCCAGGACAACACACCGCCCAGAACAACACACAATACCAACACAGCACATCTTTCCT ctATTTCTACTCCCCCCCCTCCATCGGCTACCCCCTCCATCGGCTACCCCCCCAtcggctacccccccccccatcggctaccccccccccccccatcggcTACCCCCCCCCATCGGCTACCCCCCATCGGCTACTCCCCCTCCATGGCTACACCTCCCCCCCTCCATCGGctactcctccccctccatcggctactcctccccctccatcggCTACTCCATCCCCCCTCCATCGGCTACTCCATCCCCCCCCCTCCATCGGCtactccacccccctccaccgGCTACCTACCCCCTCCACCGGCTACTCCCCCCTCCACCGGCTACTCCCCCCCTCCACCGGCTACTCCCCCTCCATCGGCTACTCCCCCCTCCATCGGCTACTCCCCCTCCAACTACTTACCCCCTCCACCGGCTACTACCCCCTCCACCGGCGACTCCCTCCACCGGCGACTCCCCCTCCACCGGCGACTCCCCCTCTCCATCGGCTACTTACCCCCCTCCATCGGCTACACCTCCCCCTCCATGGCTACACCTCCCCCCTCCATCGGCTACACCTCCCCCCTCCATCGGCTACTCCACCCCCTCCATCGGCTACTCCACCCCCCTTCACCGGCtactccacccccctccaccggctactccaccccctccaccggctactccacccccctccaccggctactccacccccctccaccgGCTACTCTCCCACCTCCACCGGCTACTCCCCCCTCCACCGGCTACTCCCCCTCCACCGGCTACTCCCCCCTCCACCGGCTACTCCCCCCCTCCACCGGCTACTCCCCCTCCACCGGCTACTCCCCCCCTCCATCGGCTACTCCCCCCTCCAACTACTTACCCCCTCCACCGGCTACTACCCCCTCCACCGGCGACTCCCCCTCCACCGGCGACTCCCCCTCTCCATCGGCTACTTACCCCCCTCCATCGGCTACACCTCCCCCTCCATGGCTACACCTCCCCCCTCCATCGGCTACACCTCCCCCTCCATCGGCTACTCCACCCCCTCCATCGGCTACTCCACCCCCTCCATCGGCtactccacccccctccaccggctactccacccccctccaccggctactctcccacctccaccggctactccaccccctccaccggctactccaccccctccaccggctactccaccccctccaccgGCTACTCTCCCACCTCCACCGGCTACTCCCCCACCTCCACCGGCTACTCCCCCCTCCACCGGCTACTCCCCCCCTCCACCGGCTACTCCCCCTCCACCGGCTACTCCCCCCTCCACCGGCTACTCCCCCTCCACCGGCTACTCTCCCCCCCTCCACCGGCTACTCCCCCCTCCACCGGCTACTCCCCCTCCACCGgctactccccctctccaacTACTTACCCCCTCCACCAGctactaccccctccaccagCGACTCCCCCCTCCATCAGCGACTCCCCCCCTCCATCAGCTACTTACCCCCTCCATCAGCTACTTACCCCCTCCACCAGCTACTCCCCCTCCACCAGCTACTTACCCCCTCCACCAGCTACTTACCCCCTCCACCAGCTACTCCCCCTCCACCAGCTACTCCCCCTCCACCAGCTACTCCCCCTCCATCAGCTACTCCCCCTCCATCAGCTACTCCCCCTCCATCAGCTACTCCCCCTCCACCAGCTACTTACCCCTCCACCAGCTACTTACCCCCTCCACCAGCTACTCCCCCTCCATCAGCTACTTACCCCCTCCACCAGCTACTTACCCCCTCCACCAGCTACTCCCCCTCCATCAGCTACTTACCCCCTCCACCAGCTACTCCCCCTCCATCATCTACTTACCCCCTCCACCAGCTACTTACCCCTCCACCAGCGACTCCCCCTCCACCAGCTACTCCCCCTCCACCAGCTACTCCCCCTCCACCAGctaccccccccctccaccaGCTACTCCCCCCCTCCACCAGCTACTTACCCCCTCCACCAGCTACTTACCCCCTCCACCAGCTACTCCCCCTCCACCAGCTACTCCCCCCTCCACCAGCTACTTACCCCCTCCACCAGCTACTTACCCCCTCCACCAGCTACTTACCCCTCCACCAGCTACTTACCCCTCCACCAGCTACTCCCCCTCCATCAGCTAG